A stretch of DNA from Streptobacillus canis:
CTATTCATATTCCATTCTTCATCATAATATTTTATATACTCTTTTATTTTATTTACATTTTCTATAGAAAAATCTGCATAATTTATAGTATATTCATTTAAAGGCATTCCTTCTTTATATAAATTTTGTAAACACTTAGGCATTCTAAAATTATATATCTTTTCTATTTTTTCTATATCTTCATCACTTACTGGTGGTAATAATTCAATAT
This window harbors:
- a CDS encoding SMI1/KNR4 family protein — encoded protein: MFENILKEVRKNNIELLPPVSDEDIEKIEKIYNFRMPKCLQNLYKEGMPLNEYTINYADFSIENVNKIKEYIKYYDEEWNMN